In a single window of the Nicotiana tomentosiformis chromosome 10, ASM39032v3, whole genome shotgun sequence genome:
- the LOC104085522 gene encoding agamous-like MADS-box protein AGL62: protein MAKQPSMGRKKIKIAKIEMKNHLQVTFSKRRSGLFKKASELCTLCGVEIAIIVFSSAKKVYSFGHPNVESIIDRFLSRNPHPIISNRLHFVEGQRHVNILDFNLKLTQILAQLEVEKKKEETLDQMRKTRQNEYWWEAPISKLALHELEHLKDSMEDLNKNVTTHQNSICSSFIANGVGIFDNYDIKPFMNASNYTHNHTLDYDHGFF from the coding sequence ATGGCAAAACAGCCTAGCATGGGAAGGAAAAAGATAAAAATTGCAAAAATAGAGATGAAGAATCATCTCCAAGTTACCTTCTCCAAACGTCGTTCAGGACTTTTCAAGAAAGCTAGTGAACTATGTACACTGTGTGGAGTTGAAATCGCCATTATAGTTTTCTCCTCTGCAAAAAAAGTTTACTCCTTTGGCCACCCTAATGTTGAGTCCATTATTGATAGGTTTCTTTCAAGAAATCCTCATCCAATAATCTCCAATCGACTTCATTTCGTGGAGGGTCAACGACATGTCAATATCCTTGACTTCAACTTGAAACTCACTCAAATTCTTGCTCAGCTTGAAgttgaaaagaaaaaggaagaaacacTTGATCAAATGAGGAAAACTAGGCAAAACGAATATTGGTGGGAAGCCCCTATAAGTAAACTTGCTTTACATGAGCTTGAGCATTTAAAGGATTCAATGGAAGACTTGAACAAGAATGTAACCACTCATCAGAATAGTATTTGTTCCTCTTTCATTGCTAATGGTGTTGGGATTTTTGATAACTATGACATCAAGCCATTTATGAATGCATCAAATTACACTCATAACCATACCTTGGATTATGATCATGGATTCTTTTAA
- the LOC138899723 gene encoding uncharacterized protein, whose product MYFDGTAHRGGAGAGVVFFTSQGEVLPYSFTLTQLCSTNVAEYQALILGLEMAIEMKQLQLQVFGDSQLVSNQLLGSYKVKKPELRPYHDYAKRKENKKGDTLASLDSSLTLPDQAQVTVCQIWVVPPPNEVEFEGNELKHLVAVSEVEKEEWRQPIINYLSCGILLENLRRRTEICRRAPRFLYYKDTLYIRSFEGVLLRCLGEEEALQALQEAHSGVCGSHQSGPKLHFHIKRMGYYWPMMVKDFLDYARRCACQFHANFIHQPPEVLHLTVASWPFDAWGLDVVGPLPKSSRGHLCILAATD is encoded by the exons atgtactttgatggtactgcacatcgcggaggagctggtgctggtgtagtatttttcacttctcaaggtgaagttctTCCGTACTCTTTTACGTTGACGCAACTCTGCTCTACCAATGTCGCTGAGTATCAAgcactaatacttgggcttgaaatggctattGAAATGAAACAgttgcaattgcaagtctttggtgactctcagttGGTGAGCAAccagcttttaggtagttacaaggtcaagaaacctgaactacgcccatatcatgattatgctaaAAG gaaagaaaataagaagggtGATACTTTAGCTTCCCTAGATTCATCGTTAACCCTGcctgatcaagcgcaagttactgtCTGCCAAATATGGGTAGTACCGCCGCCAAATGAGGTTGAATTTGAAGGaaatgaactcaagcatcttgtcGCTGTTTCTGAAGTCgagaaagaagaatggcgacaacccatTATCAACTACTTAAGCTGTGGGATACTTCTAGAAAATCTGAGGAGAAGGACCGAAATTTGTCgtcgtgcacctcgcttcctttactacaaagatactttATACATAAGGTCATTtgagggagtactcttgcgatgcttaggggaagaagaagcactccaagctttgcaagaggcacattctggggtatgtgggtcacaccagtctggaccaaagcttcacttccatataaaaaggatgggatattattggccaatgaTGGTAAAAGATTTcttggactacgctcgaagatgcGCTTGTCAATTTCAtgcgaattttattcatcaacctcctgaagtgttACACCTGACTGTTGCATCCTGGCcgtttgacgcttggggattggatgttgttggaccactgccaaagtcctctCGTGGGCACCTATGCATCTTGGCTGCAACTGATTAA